Part of the Roseobacter litoralis Och 149 genome, ACCGGCCCGCACACCTGGGGCCTGACGACCGCGCCGCAGAAACACGCCAACAACCGCGAAATTCCATATGCGCAGGCGCGGGTCATCGGCGGTGGATCGTCGATCAATGCCGAGGTTTTTACCCGTGGCCACCCCAGCGATTACGACCGCTGGGCGCAGGAAGAGGGCTGCGACGGCTGGGCATTTGACGATATCCGCAAGTATTTCATCCGCTCCGAAGGCAACACGGTTTTTGCAGGCGAGTGGCACGGCACGGAAGGTCCCTTGGCGGTATCGAGCCTGAATGCGCAACCGATGACCCTTGCATTCGTGCGCTCCTGTCAGGAACGGGGCATCCCGTTCAACCCCGATTTCAACGGCGCGGTGCAGGAAGGCGCTGGCGTCTATCAGACCACCACAAGGAATGCGCGGCGCTGTTCTGCAGCGGTGGGGTATCTCAAACCGGTGATGCATCGGCCCAATCTGACCGTGCGCATGAATGTTCTGGTCAAGCGCGTTGTCGTTGAAAAGGGGCGTGCGACGGGCGTCGATATCTGGTCCGCAAAAACTGGCCGTGAAACGGTGCACGCGGATCAGGAGGTCATCGTTACGACAGGGGCAATCGGCACGCCGAAGCTGATGATGTTGTCGGGGCTGGGACCGGCGGCACATCTGAAGGCCCATGGGATAGACGTGCAGGCGGACTTGCCGGGCGTTGGCGAAAACCTCACCGATCATTTTGGTATTGATATCGTGGCGGAATTGAACGGACACGACAGCCTCGACAAATACAACAAACCGCATTGGGCGCTTTGGGCGGGCTTGCAATACATGGC contains:
- a CDS encoding GMC family oxidoreductase, encoding MAQGYDYIIVGGGSAGCVLANRLTQDASVRVLLLEAGGNDRHPFIHMPVGFAKMTTGPHTWGLTTAPQKHANNREIPYAQARVIGGGSSINAEVFTRGHPSDYDRWAQEEGCDGWAFDDIRKYFIRSEGNTVFAGEWHGTEGPLAVSSLNAQPMTLAFVRSCQERGIPFNPDFNGAVQEGAGVYQTTTRNARRCSAAVGYLKPVMHRPNLTVRMNVLVKRVVVEKGRATGVDIWSAKTGRETVHADQEVIVTTGAIGTPKLMMLSGLGPAAHLKAHGIDVQADLPGVGENLTDHFGIDIVAELNGHDSLDKYNKPHWALWAGLQYMAFRTGPVASNVVEGGAFWYADPTAATPDLQFHFLAGAGAEAGVPSVRPGASGITLNSYTLRPKSRGTVRLRSADPKDTPIIDPNFLGHPDDLKTSVEGVKTSREIFAQPSLQKYIRAVRFPDDSVQTQAEYEAYARAFGRTSYHPTCTCKMGSSDDPMAVVDPQLRVRGVDGLRLCDSSVMPSLIGSNTNAPTIMIGEKAADMIRGNH